TCCAGCACCACCTATGTCACCGGTCAGGCCGTGGTCAAGGCGGCCTCCGCGCTGAAAGAGCAGCTGTTGGAGGAGGGGAGCCGGCGCCTGAATCTTTTACCGGAGCGCTGTGATCTGGACGAAGGCGGTGTCTTTGAGCGGAGCGACCCCTCCCGCCGGCTGAGCCTCCAACAGTTGGGCGCCCAACTGGTTCTGCGGCCGGACTGCCGTTTCCTCACTGCCACCGCCCAGCACTGCTGCACCTATTCGGCGCCCCCCCTGATGGCCGGCTTTGCAGAAGTGGAGGTAGATACGGCCACGGGAAAAGTCTCTGTAACCGACTTTCTTGGGGTAGTGGACTGCGGGACGGTCATCAACCCGGCCCTGGCCACGGTGCAGGCCCAGGGGGGGATTCTGCAGGGGATCGGGATGGCCCTTTATGAAGCCGTCAGCTGTTCGCCTGAGGGAAAGCTGCGCACCAACTCCTTTTTGCAGTACAAGATTCCCGTCCGGCCCGACGCGCCTCCCATCCGGATTGCCTTTGAGCCGGATTGGGAACCAACCGGCCCCTTTGGGGCAAAATCCATCGGCGAGGTGGTCATCAACACGCCCTGCCCCGCCATTGCGGACGCGGTCTTTCAGGCGGTTGGCGTATCCTGCGCCTCCCTTCCCATCACGCCGGAGACGGTATGGCGCGGCATCCGGGAGGGTTCCCAATAACCCTTTTCCCTCCCATCACATCAAAAAAGCTCCCTTGCCGCTTGATGCGGCAGAGGAGCTTTTTTCACCGGTTGGCGGCCGGTTGGCTTTACCAAGGGATGCGGTCGCCCTCCATTTGGGCGGGAATCAGGTGCTGGCGCTGCATGGCCGGCAGCAGCAGCTGGAAGAGCATGACCATCAGAAGAATCTGTACGGGGAGGTACAGAACATTTTTCACCAGACTGGCAGTCATGTAAAAGAGATAGCCCTTGGAGTAGAGGATGGCACTCCAGAGCGAGCCCAGCAGCACATTCTGAATATTGGTCAGCACCTTGGCCAGGATGATACGCTTCACGGTGATCTTGGAGCGATAGAAAAACAGAGCGTAGATGTAGCAGCCCATCATGGTGGTGAGCATATAGCCGGGGAAGTAGGGGTAACCGCCGGAGCTGACGAAAAAGCTCAGCGTATCCTCGGCGGCGGCAAAAATAAGGCAGCCCAACGGCCCGTAGACCAAAGAGCACAGAGCCCTGGCCAAAAACGTGATGCTGATGCTGAGGTTTTCCCCCATGGGAATCTTAAACCGGGAGAGCACGATGCATGCGGCGATCATCAGTGCCGCAAACAGCATGCACCGAAGGTCCCTCAGGCTGACCGCGGCCTCCGTCCAATAGCCCTTGGACAGGGGGGAGGCGAAGAGATGTTTTTCGCGAATGAGCATAAAAATACCTTCCTTCTGTGTGAATTTGGCAGTCCGGAATCCGGAAAACCGCACAGAGGAAGGCGCCACCACATCTCTCATATGCGGCAGCGGGATGCGGAAAGCATACTGCAGATCAAGTCTTTTCGTCCGGTGAACAACTCCCCGTCTCACCGGCACTGGTCCTTGTGAGGACTTACACATGCTTTCCTACTCTGCCTTGTTGCAGTCTATTATAGCTCAGCACCGTCAAATTGCAACCCCTGAACAAAAAAAAGCACCCGGCGGAAAGCCGGGTGCTTTTCAGACAACGGTCAGGACTTGGCGGCAGGCGCTGCCTCTGCGGCAGCCCTGGCCTTTTCCGCCTGGGCCTTCTTAATGGCCTTGTACTTTTCCTTCTCCTCCGCGGAGGCGATGGGCAGTATGGCGTCCCGGGGGCAGACCTTGGTACAGATCTTGCAGCCCTTGCACTTATCGTAGTCGATGACCGCCACGCCGTTCGTCACATTGATGGCGCCGAACTTACACTCCTTCTGGCACAGGCCGCAGCCAATGCAGGAATTGGAGCAGACGCTCATGGCGGCCTTGCCCTTATCCTGGTTGGCACAGGCCACATGGACCTTTTTGGAAGCGGGAACGGAGGTGATCAGCTTCCGGGGGCAGGCGGCGGCGCAGGCCATGCAGCCCGTGCACTTGTCGCTGTCCACCACGGCAGCTCCGTTCGCTCCGATGTGCATGGCGTCAAACTGGCAGGCAGCCACGCAGGAGCCAAAGCCCAGGCAGCCAAAATTACACTCCAGAGAGCCGCCGGCCACCTTGGTGGCGGAAAGGCAGTCCTGCACGCCGCGGTACTCAAAGCGCTTCTTGGCGTTGGTGCCGCCGTTGCAGCGGACAAAGGCCACCTGACGCTCGCCGGAGGGAGCCTCCTGGCCCATGATCCGGGCAATGGCAGCGGCGTTTTCCGCTCCGGCAGGGGCGCAGGCCGTCACAGGGGCCTTGCCCTCCAGAATGGCGGCGGCACAGCCGCCGCAGCCGGGGTAGCCGCAGCCGCC
This window of the Dysosmobacter acutus genome carries:
- a CDS encoding folate family ECF transporter S component, with product MLIREKHLFASPLSKGYWTEAAVSLRDLRCMLFAALMIAACIVLSRFKIPMGENLSISITFLARALCSLVYGPLGCLIFAAAEDTLSFFVSSGGYPYFPGYMLTTMMGCYIYALFFYRSKITVKRIILAKVLTNIQNVLLGSLWSAILYSKGYLFYMTASLVKNVLYLPVQILLMVMLFQLLLPAMQRQHLIPAQMEGDRIPW
- a CDS encoding RnfABCDGE type electron transport complex subunit B, translating into MNILAAILVLGILGAVFGLVLAVASKVFEVKKDPRLEEILGHLAGANCGGCGYPGCGGCAAAILEGKAPVTACAPAGAENAAAIARIMGQEAPSGERQVAFVRCNGGTNAKKRFEYRGVQDCLSATKVAGGSLECNFGCLGFGSCVAACQFDAMHIGANGAAVVDSDKCTGCMACAAACPRKLITSVPASKKVHVACANQDKGKAAMSVCSNSCIGCGLCQKECKFGAINVTNGVAVIDYDKCKGCKICTKVCPRDAILPIASAEEKEKYKAIKKAQAEKARAAAEAAPAAKS